ACCCCGCTGCTCGGCCTCACCCTGACCCTGATCGCCTACCAGGCCGCCTTCTGGATCTACAAGCGGCTCGGCTTTCACCCGCTGGCCAACCCGGTCCTGATCGCCGTGGCGATGCTTGCCAGCGTGCTGCTGCTGACCGGCACGCCCTACACCACCTACTTCGACGGTGCCCAGTTCGTGCACTTCCTGCTCGGCCCTGCCACGGTGGCGCTGGCCATTCCGCTGCATGCACAGTGGCCGCGCCTGAAGGCCATGGCCGGACCGCTCCTGATCAGCCTGCTGGCCGGGTCGCTCACCGCGGCGCTGTCGGCCTACGCCATCGGCGCAGCGCTGGGCGCCAGCCGCGAGTCGCTGATGTCGCTCGCGCCCAAGAGCGTCACCACACCGATCGCCATGGCCGTCGCCGAGCGCCTGGGCGGCCTGCCTTCGCTGACCGCAGTGCTGGTGATCATGACCGGCATCCTCGGCGCCGTCGGCGCACGCTACATCTATCAGTGGCTGCGCATCGAGGACCACGCCGTGCGCGGCTTCGCCATCGGCATTGCCTCGCATGGCATCGGCACCGCGCGCGCCTTCCAGGTCAGCGAACAGGCCGGCGCCTTTGCGGCCCTCGCCATGGGCCTGAACGGATTGGTCACCGCCCTGTCTCTGCCATGGATCCTGCCCTGGATCGAAAGCCTGCTCAACCGCTGAACACACACCCCTGGAAGGTCTACTGAATGCTGAGTGCGGTATATCGCTGGATTGATCGCAACATCCTCGAACTCGGTCGCGAGATGCGACTTTCCTACCTCCCGCCGCTGATGGTCTATTGCGCCGCCGGCGTGTCCGGGCTCACCGGCATCGTCGGGACCTTCTTCATCAAGGACTATCTCGAGCTCTCGGCCGCCTTTCTCGCCGCACTCGGCTTCTGGGCCGGCATCCCGTGGGCGCTGAAGATGCCCATCGGCCACATGGTCGATCTGCTGTGGCGCTACAAGAGCGGGCTGGTGTATCTGGGCGCGAGCCTGATTGCCGCCAGCCTGCTGATCATGTGCGGCCTCATTGGACAACCCTCGGCCATGCGCACAGTCATGCCGGTCGAAGCCTGGTTCGTGCTCTCGGCCCTGCTCGCACCGGTGGGCTACGTCATGCAGGACGCAGTCGCCGACGCGATGACGGTCGAAGCCGTTCCCCGTATCGACGCCGCCGGCAAGCCGATCGCAGCCAACACCATCCGGCTGATGCACACCACGATGCAGATGCTCGGCCGGGTGGCGATCATCGGCGGCAGCGTGCTCGTCTCCATTGCCAACGTGGTGATGTTCCAGGGCGCGGAGAACCTGCCGGAGGTGGAAAAGGTCGCGATCTACCTTCAGATCTACGAGATGGCGCTCGTCATCCCGCTGCTGTCGGTCAGTGGCGTGGTGCTCGCAGGCTTCCTCAAGCGCGCCGAAGCGCGCCGCCTCGCCGGCCTGGGTCACAGCCAGCGCGAGATCGACCGCCTGGTGCATGATCCGGAAGAGAAAACCCAGCCTAACTGGTGGATTCTGGGCGGCAGCGCCGCCTTCGTCGCGCTGACGCTCACGGTGGGTCTGTCCGGTATCGAATATGGCCAGGAGATCATCTTTGTCGGTTCCTTCGCCGTGATCGCAATGATGATGGGCCGGTTGCTGCGCGAGCTCCCGCCGGAGCCCGCCCGCACCCTGCTTGGCACGGCCATCGTCATCTTCGTGTTTCGCGCCATGCCGGGAACCGGGGCCGGCGCCGGCTGGTGGATGATCGACGAACTCGGTTTCGACCAGTCCTTCCTGTCCAGGCTGGATCTCATCACCAGCGCCCTGACCCTGGCGGGGCTGTTCCTGTTCCGCCGCTTCATGGCAGAGAAGCCGATTGCCTCCATCGTCATCTTCCTGACCCTTGCCGCCACCGTGCTGACCCTGCCCATCATCGGGATGTATCACGGCCTGCACGAATGGACCGCAAGCATGACCGGCGGCATTGTCGATGCGCGCTTCATCGCCATTGCCAACACCGCGCTCGAATCACCGCTCGGTCAGGTGGCCATGGTGCCGATGCTGGCGTGGATTGCGAACTCGGCCCCGCCACACCTCAAGGCGACCTTCTTTGCCGTCATGGCCTCATTTACCAACCTCGCCCTGTCCGCCTCGCAACTGGGCACGAAATACCTGAACGAGATCTTCACCATCACGCGCGAGGTGAGGGATGCTGCAAGCAACGCCATCAAGCTGCCTGCCGACTACAGCGAACTCGGCATGCTGCTCGTGGCCGTCACCGCGCTCGGGCTGTGCCTGCCCTTGCTGGCCATCTGGATCACCCGAAAGCTCGGCCTGCGCTGCGCCTGACAAGGCCGTCCGAGGCGCTCGCGCGCACGCGTGAGCGCCTGCCCCGGATACCAGGTGCATTTTCGCCACCGCGCAGGATGACACCCCCGGGAAACCCATCTGCATCTATCATGACACTGCCGGCAAGACAGGGGGCAGCGCGGACGCACAGACTGTGCCGGTGCCATGAGCCGATGACTGGGGACACCACATGAAGGAACCGGACTATCCGCCCGATGAGGCCGAGCGCCTTGACGCGCTGCTCGCGCTCAAGCTGCTGGACACCCCGGGCGAGGACCGGTACGACCGCATCACGCGCCTTGCTCAACGTCTGTTCAAGGTGCCGATCGCGCTGATCAGCCTGATCGACGCGGAGCGCCAGTGGTTCAAGTCGCGGCAGGGCCTCAGCGCCACCGAGACACCGCGCAGGATTTCATTCTGTGGCCACGCCATCCTGCAGGATGGCATCTTCATGGTGCCCGACACCCTCGACGCCCCCCGATTTGCCGACAATCCGCTCGTCACCGACGCGCCCGGCATCCGCTTCTATGCCGGCGCGCCGCTCTCCACCCTGGAAGGCTTTCGCATCGGCACGCTGTGCCTCATCGATACCGCTCCGCGCGAGCTCTCGGCAGAGGATCAGCAGTCGCTCAGAGACCTGGCCGATCTGGTTCAGTCCGAACTGACGCAGATACGGGCGCAGCAGATGGTTGAAGCCCTGCACAACCAGGAGGCGCGCATGCGTGCCATCGTAAACACGGCGATCGACGGCATCGTGACCATCAACGACGCCGGTATCGTCGAATCCTTCAACCCCGCAGCGGAGCGCATTTTCGGGTACGCCGCAGAAGAGGTGCTCGGCAACAACGTCAGGATGCTGATGCCCGAGCCATATCATTCGGAGCACGACGGCTACCTCGAACGCTTCCTCCGCACCCGCGAGCCCCATGTAACCGGCATTGGTCGCGAAGTCGTGGGCCGCTGCAAGGATGGCAGCACCTTCCCGATGGACCTCGCGGTCGGCGAAACGGAGCTCGGCTCCCGCCGCCTCTTTACCGGCATCATCCGCAATATCAGCGTACGCAAGAACGCGCAGCGCGATCTCGCTGCGCGCGATGCGATGCAGAAAGCCATTCTCAAGGGCGTGAGCTACGCGATCGTCGCCACCGACGAGAGCGGCACCATCCGTGCCTTCAACCCGGCAGCCGAGCGCATGCTGGGCTTCGATGCCAGCGAAATGATCGGCCTCAGCAGCCCGCTCGTTTTTCATGACCCGCTTGAGCTCCGTGCCAGAGCCGCCGAGCTTTCAACCGAATTCGGCTGCACCATCGCGACGGATTTCCATGCAATCGTCGCCCGCACGGCTCGCCTCGGCGAGGCAGACGAGCGCGAATGGACGCTCATCCGCAAGAACGGCTCGCGCCTGTCCGCCATGCTGTCGGTCACCGCGCTGCAGGACAGCGACGGGCGCATCAGCGGCTTTGTCGGCATTGCCTACGATCTGACCGAGCAGAAGGAGAGCGAGCGCCTGAAGAAGGAGTTCATCTCCACCGTCAGCCATGAATTGCGCACACCGCTGACATCAATCAGGGGATCACTCGGCCTGATCATGGGTGGCGTTGCCGGCAGCCTGCCGTCACAGGCGGCCAAACTGGTCGAGGTCGCCCATCGCAACAGCGAGCGCCTAGTCCGGCTGATCAATGACATGCTCGACATCGAGAAGATCGCATCGGGAAAGATGGCGTTCAACCTCAGTGCCCAGGCACTTCTTCCGGTCATCACTCAAGCCATCGATGCAAGTCGCGGGTATGCACGCGAACTCGGCGTGGCCTTCGAGCTCCACGACGACACCGAGGACGTTCATGTCCGCATCGACAGCGACCGCCTGGTGCAGGTGCTGACCAATCTGCTGGCCAACGCGGCGAAGTTCTCTCCGCGCGGCGCTTCCGTCCGGATCTCGGTCCAGGTCAGCAACGGACGGGTGCGCATCGCGGTGACCGACAGCGGCCCCGGCATTCCTGCGGCGTTCCAGCACCGGATATTCCAGAAGTTCTCCCAGGCCGACGCATCCGACGCCCGCCAGAAAGGTGGCACCGGACTCGGACTGGCGATTTCGCGCGCGCTGGTCGAGGCAATGTCGGGCACCATCGGCTTCGACAGCTCGACATCCGGCACCTGCTTCTGGGTCGAACTGCCCTGTACCGGCCCCGCCACACAACGCCCCTCCCCGGCGCCGGAGCAGGCCCACGGCGCCCGCATCCTGGTGTGCGAGGACGATCCGGATTTCGCCGAGCTGATCCGATTCGTCCTCGAAGAGGCGGGCTACCGTCCAGACATCGCGT
This genomic interval from Parazoarcus communis contains the following:
- a CDS encoding LrgB family protein produces the protein MNGDLNEIWVYLSTTPLLGLTLTLIAYQAAFWIYKRLGFHPLANPVLIAVAMLASVLLLTGTPYTTYFDGAQFVHFLLGPATVALAIPLHAQWPRLKAMAGPLLISLLAGSLTAALSAYAIGAALGASRESLMSLAPKSVTTPIAMAVAERLGGLPSLTAVLVIMTGILGAVGARYIYQWLRIEDHAVRGFAIGIASHGIGTARAFQVSEQAGAFAALAMGLNGLVTALSLPWILPWIESLLNR
- a CDS encoding PAS domain S-box protein; translation: MKEPDYPPDEAERLDALLALKLLDTPGEDRYDRITRLAQRLFKVPIALISLIDAERQWFKSRQGLSATETPRRISFCGHAILQDGIFMVPDTLDAPRFADNPLVTDAPGIRFYAGAPLSTLEGFRIGTLCLIDTAPRELSAEDQQSLRDLADLVQSELTQIRAQQMVEALHNQEARMRAIVNTAIDGIVTINDAGIVESFNPAAERIFGYAAEEVLGNNVRMLMPEPYHSEHDGYLERFLRTREPHVTGIGREVVGRCKDGSTFPMDLAVGETELGSRRLFTGIIRNISVRKNAQRDLAARDAMQKAILKGVSYAIVATDESGTIRAFNPAAERMLGFDASEMIGLSSPLVFHDPLELRARAAELSTEFGCTIATDFHAIVARTARLGEADEREWTLIRKNGSRLSAMLSVTALQDSDGRISGFVGIAYDLTEQKESERLKKEFISTVSHELRTPLTSIRGSLGLIMGGVAGSLPSQAAKLVEVAHRNSERLVRLINDMLDIEKIASGKMAFNLSAQALLPVITQAIDASRGYARELGVAFELHDDTEDVHVRIDSDRLVQVLTNLLANAAKFSPRGASVRISVQVSNGRVRIAVTDSGPGIPAAFQHRIFQKFSQADASDARQKGGTGLGLAISRALVEAMSGTIGFDSSTSGTCFWVELPCTGPATQRPSPAPEQAHGARILVCEDDPDFAELIRFVLEEAGYRPDIAYSAAAAKSMLRQHAYDAMTLDIGLPDQDGVSLIRELRGEAYARNLPVVVVTATRVAGKARLGGELAIADWLEKPVDHKRLLAALDNSRNGSEGSADRPRILHVEDDHDVHRFVEALIANIAMIDHAYDLQAARALLSENAYDLVILDLGLPDGSGWSLVPVIASKQPEPRVVVFSASELSEHDSQQFAACLLKSSTDNDRLLSTLRTQIQRNLPRGQ